The DNA segment CCCGGCGCGAGGAGATATCTGGTGCGTGGGATTGGCATGGAGCTCGGGGGAGTTGTTGCCGTGGGCGTTCTGCGGATGCTGATCCGACAGGTTCGGAAGCTGCTGATGGACGTCGGTGACGCTGTCTGCGCATGGCGTGAGGTACGGCAGGTCGCTCGTACCTGCGGGCGTAAAGCGCTTGTCAGCTCATCGGGATTAGGTGTTGTCGGCGACGGGACACCGACGATGCGCGTGGGCTGGCCAATTCCCTCGGTCGTTGCCCGGAAACCGGGTGCCGGCTGCCCTGCTGTCGCTGTGCTCAGCCGGGCAGCCGGTCGGTCAGCGGCGTTTGCTGGAGTGAGGTTCCCCCGTCATGCGGGAGCCGCTGATCAGCTGGTCAGCAGGGGTTGACGGGTGTTCAGATTCGTTGGTTCGGCCGTCGCCTGCTCGGCGTAGTACTTCTCCTCGAACTCGATCGGGCTGAGGAAGCCGAGCCGTTCCTGGATGCGGCGGGAGTTATAGAAGCCGTCGATGTACTCGAAGAGCGCGAGATTCGCCTCGGCCCTCGTGGTGAAGGTGCGGCCACGGAGGCCCTCGGTTTTGATGAGCATCCAGAGGTTCTCCGCGAGGGCGTTGTCGTACGAGTCCCCGACGGAGCCCATGGACGCCTCAACTCCCGCCCGCATCAGCCGGGTTGTGAGCTTGATGGACGTGTACTGACAGCCGTGGTCGGCGTGGTGGATGAGCTTGCCCGGCTCGACCTCGCGGGACGCGAGCGCGTACTCCAGCGTGGTCAGGACCAGGTCGGCGTCCGCGCGGGCGGAGGTCTCCCACGCGACCACCCGCCGGGAGAATGCGTCCCGGATCGCGGAGAGCCACAACGGTCCCTCGCCGGTGGAGACCATCGTGAGGTCGGTGACCCACAACCGGTTCGGCGCCGGTGCGGTGAAGTCCCGGTTGACCAGGTCCGGGGCGAGGCTGGCCTTGGGATCGCGGCGCGTGAAGCCCTTCCGCCGCGGGCTGATCCCCGCGATGTCGGCCTCGCGCATCAGGCGCTCGACCCGCTTGCGGCCCACGCGTGTGCCCTCGCGTCTGAGGACGGCGTGCACGCGCGGCGATCCGTAATTGCCGCCGGACTCCGCGTGGATCTCCTTGATCCGCTCGGCCAGTTCGACGTCGCGGCGTCGCCGTTCGCACGGTTCCTTCTCCGCGCGGCGCCAGCGGTAGTAGGTGGAGGAGGGGATGTGCAGTTCCCGCAGGACGCACTCGACTCCCAGGCGGGGATGCTCGTCAACGAGCGCCGTCACCTGGGCCGGGTCGGGTCGAGTTGCGCCGCGAAAAAAGCCGAGGCCGTCCGCAGGACGTCGTTGGCCCGCTTGAGCTGGGCGTTCTCCTTGCGCAGGGCCGCGAGCTCGGCGCGTTCGTCGGTGGTGAGACGGTCGTCGCGTTCGCCGGCGTCCGCCTCGGCCTGGCGGATCCAGCCGCGCAGGGCCTCGGGGTGCACGCCGAGGTCGACGGCCAGCTTCTTGATCTGCGGCTTCGGCTCGGTGGTGCGGTACATCCGTACCGCACGCTCACGCAACTCGAGCGAGTATTTCCGGGGTGCAGCCATGGTCACAGGTCCTCTCATGAGTCCCATCTGACCCGCTGTCAACTTCCTCCGCATCTCGGGGGAACCTCAGAGGGCGTCGCCACCCGGGTGAAGCGTGGGCGGGTCTCGTTCCTCTTTTCCGTGCCGACGAGGGCCGGGTTGGCGAAGGTGTCAGTGAGACTTGGCGGGGGTGGGGGCGGAGGGGGCGGGGGTGACGGCTGTGCCTGACCCGCTCCCTGGTTCTGTGTGTCGGTCATGCGGGTCAGTGTGCAGTACGAGACTGACAGTGGAGAGGACGAGACCGATGACCAGGGCCCACAGGCCGATCGTCCAGGACCTCGCCTTGCGGTCGAGTTTTGTCGCGTTGCTCTCGAAGATGTGAATCCTCGTGGCAGCGAGTCCCATCAGTACCTTGCTCTTCGGTTCCCTGCCGTTGTGATCCAGCACTTCCCGCGGCTTGAGATCGTCGTAGTCCCTGATCCGGAAGGCCGACAGCCCGGCTGCGAAGGCGACGGCGTACGCAGCGAATGCGGCGGCTCCCACGTACCTCTGATAGTCCTGCGTGGCGAGGAACTGCGAGGCCGTCGCGACGAACCCGACGAGGAACACCGACTTCGTGTCGATCTGCGACAGCGAGCCCGACTGCCGCGCCAGGCGTGAGTCCAACTCCCCGTTGATTACCTCAAGCGTGCTGACTCGCTCCTCAAGCTCCTCCGGCGTCATGGAAGGAGATTATGGCCGGTCGCGAGCGCCTGAGACGGGTTGCTG comes from the Streptomyces griseiscabiei genome and includes:
- a CDS encoding IS3 family transposase; the encoded protein is MTALVDEHPRLGVECVLRELHIPSSTYYRWRRAEKEPCERRRRDVELAERIKEIHAESGGNYGSPRVHAVLRREGTRVGRKRVERLMREADIAGISPRRKGFTRRDPKASLAPDLVNRDFTAPAPNRLWVTDLTMVSTGEGPLWLSAIRDAFSRRVVAWETSARADADLVLTTLEYALASREVEPGKLIHHADHGCQYTSIKLTTRLMRAGVEASMGSVGDSYDNALAENLWMLIKTEGLRGRTFTTRAEANLALFEYIDGFYNSRRIQERLGFLSPIEFEEKYYAEQATAEPTNLNTRQPLLTS
- a CDS encoding transposase: MAAPRKYSLELRERAVRMYRTTEPKPQIKKLAVDLGVHPEALRGWIRQAEADAGERDDRLTTDERAELAALRKENAQLKRANDVLRTASAFFAAQLDPTRPR